In the Malaya genurostris strain Urasoe2022 chromosome 1, Malgen_1.1, whole genome shotgun sequence genome, one interval contains:
- the LOC131425169 gene encoding protein obstructor-E-like isoform X2 translates to MVRKGRPNQQKERHSSTATTSLVKTFAVFGPKPPLSNTGEEERKKDRRRVDLDNMYKSLFLIALIVFSCRAATDEEYFEFACPQEDGQFEDAYQCDKYYECDNGRVKEKLCPDGLVFNPSSKLSNKCDQIYNVDCGDRKELQKPNPIGVCPRQNGFYPHPDPTICNVFFNCVNGRELEMSCVAGLHFNLDTGTCVWPDMANRVDCGSNANKKLDDGFQCPKDYKKMDKNGQIVSHPNFPHPEDCTKFYICLNGIEPRRGNCDSGLVYNEDLQRCDEPENVPGCEDWYTPAEKPEK, encoded by the exons atgg TAAGGAAGGGGCGTCCAAATCAACAAAAAGAAAGACACTCATCAACAGCGACCACTAGTCTGGTAAAAACATTTGCAGTGTTCGGTCCAAAGCCCCCCCTTTCGAATACCGGAGaggaagagagaaaaaaagatCGACGTCGAGTTGATTTAGACAATATGTATAAATCACTCTTCCTGATTGCTCTAATCGTATTCAGTTGCC GTGCGGCTACTGATGAAGAATATTTTGAGTTTGCTTGTCCTCAAGAAGATGGGCAGTTCGAAGATGCATATCAGTGCGATAAATATTATGAATGCGATAATGGGCGGGTTAAAGAAAAACTTTGTCCAGATGGACTTGTGTTCAATCCAAGCAGCAAATTGAGTAATAAATGTGACCAAATATATAATGTGGACTGTGGAGATCGGAAGGAATTGC AAAAACCGAATCCCATAGGCGTATGTCCTAGACAAAACGGATTCTATCCCCATCCTGATCCTACAATCTGCAACGTATTTTTTAACTGTGTGAATGGTCGTGAGCTCGAAATGAGTTGTGTGGCAGGATTACATTTCAATTTAGATACCGGTACATGCGTCTGGCCAGATATGGCGAATCGTGTCGATTGTGGTAGCAATGCAAATA AAAAACTAGATGATGGTTTCCAATGCCCTAAAGACTACaaaaaaatggataaaaatGGACAAATAGTTTCTCACCCTAACTTTCCGCATCCGGAGGATTGTACAAAATTCTACATATGTCTAAATGGCATCGAACCAAGGCGAGGTAACTGCGACTCAGGTTTGGTTTACAACGAAGATCTTCAGCGATGTGACGAACCAGAGAACGTTCCTGGATG cgAGGACTGGTACACTCCAGCCGAAAAACCGGAGAAATAA
- the LOC131425169 gene encoding protein obstructor-E-like isoform X1, whose product MVRKGRPNQQKERHSSTATTSLVKTFAVFGPKPPLSNTGEEERKKDRRRVDLDNMYKSLFLIALIVFSCRAATDEEYFEFACPQEDGQFEDAYQCDKYYECDNGRVKEKLCPDGLVFNPSSKLSNKCDQIYNVDCGDRKELQKPNPIGVCPRQNGFYPHPDPTICNVFFNCVNGRELEMSCVAGLHFNLDTGTCVWPDMANRVDCGSNANKKLDDGFQCPKDYKKMDKNGQIVSHPNFPHPEDCTKFYICLNGIEPRRGNCDSGLVYNEDLQRCDEPENVPGCRKTGEINPTSSVIQRLVYIRENTL is encoded by the exons atgg TAAGGAAGGGGCGTCCAAATCAACAAAAAGAAAGACACTCATCAACAGCGACCACTAGTCTGGTAAAAACATTTGCAGTGTTCGGTCCAAAGCCCCCCCTTTCGAATACCGGAGaggaagagagaaaaaaagatCGACGTCGAGTTGATTTAGACAATATGTATAAATCACTCTTCCTGATTGCTCTAATCGTATTCAGTTGCC GTGCGGCTACTGATGAAGAATATTTTGAGTTTGCTTGTCCTCAAGAAGATGGGCAGTTCGAAGATGCATATCAGTGCGATAAATATTATGAATGCGATAATGGGCGGGTTAAAGAAAAACTTTGTCCAGATGGACTTGTGTTCAATCCAAGCAGCAAATTGAGTAATAAATGTGACCAAATATATAATGTGGACTGTGGAGATCGGAAGGAATTGC AAAAACCGAATCCCATAGGCGTATGTCCTAGACAAAACGGATTCTATCCCCATCCTGATCCTACAATCTGCAACGTATTTTTTAACTGTGTGAATGGTCGTGAGCTCGAAATGAGTTGTGTGGCAGGATTACATTTCAATTTAGATACCGGTACATGCGTCTGGCCAGATATGGCGAATCGTGTCGATTGTGGTAGCAATGCAAATA AAAAACTAGATGATGGTTTCCAATGCCCTAAAGACTACaaaaaaatggataaaaatGGACAAATAGTTTCTCACCCTAACTTTCCGCATCCGGAGGATTGTACAAAATTCTACATATGTCTAAATGGCATCGAACCAAGGCGAGGTAACTGCGACTCAGGTTTGGTTTACAACGAAGATCTTCAGCGATGTGACGAACCAGAGAACGTTCCTGGATG CCGAAAAACCGGAGAAATAAATCCAACTTCTTCAGTTATACAAAGATTAGTATACATAAGGGAAAAtacattataa
- the LOC131425170 gene encoding protein obstructor-E, whose protein sequence is MKQIIGLVLYLGIVTLCSAIGVPQCPEPHGEQAYLHPDYCDQFFLCTNGTLTLETCENGLLFDGKGAVHNHCNYNWAVECGPRKFVTDQTPLSSPGCEYLFGIYPDSHQCSTTYTKCAYGEPHPEHCEPGLVYDHRIHGCQWPDLMLETCNPESVIGFKCPESVSSKSINHRFWPYPRYPVPGDCHRLITCVDGHPRLITCGDGKVFNEESLTCESPEDAPYACRN, encoded by the exons ATGAAACAAATTATCGGATTGGTCCTCTATTTGGGGATAGTCACGCTTT GCAGTGCTATTGGTGTTCCACAGTGTCCTGAACCGCATGGTGAGCAAGCGTATCTTCACCCTGACTATTGTGACCAATTCTTCCTATGCACAAATGGAACACTGACATTAGAAACATGCGAAAATGGGCTATTATTCGACGGCAAAGGCGCTGTCCATAATCATTGCAACTACAACTGGGCAGTTGAATGTGGACCACGTAAATTTGTCACCGACCAAACCCCTCTATCCTCACCAGGCTGTGAATACTTATTCGGAATATATCCAGATAGCCACCAATGTTCCACTACGTACACCAAATGTGCGTACGGTGAACCACATCCAGAACATTGTGAACCAGGACTGGTCTACGATCATCGCATTCACGGATGCCAATGGCCTGATCTCATGTTAGAGACGTGCAACCCGGAGTCTGTCATTGGATTCAAATGTCCAGAATCAGTATCATCGAAATCAATCAATCATCGCTTTTGGCCATATCCGAGATATCCTGTACCTGGAGACTGCCATCGTTTGATAACTTGTGTTGATGGTCATCCACGATTGATCActtgtggcgatggaaaagttttcaATGAAGAGTCATTGACATGCGAAAGCCCAGAAGATGCTCCTTATGCATGCAGAAACTGA